CCGCGCGCCTGCTGCGCGCAAGCGGCACGCCGTGCCTGATCCACCAGCCGCGCTACAACCTGCTCGACCGCCAGATCGAGGGCGGCCTGCTCGATGCGCTGGCCGATGAAGGCGTGGGCTGCATCGCGTTTTCGCCGCTGGCGCAGGGGCTGCTGACCGACCGTTATCTGTGCGAGATCCCGGCCGATTCACGCGCCGCCAAGGGCGTGGGTTTCCTGCGCCCGACCGACCTCACGCCGCAGCGGCTGCGCACCATCGCCGCGCTGAATCGCATCGCGCTGACGCGCGGCCAGACGCTGGCGCAGATGGCGCTGGCCTGGGTGCTGCGACACCCCGGCATGACGTCGGTGCTGATCGGCGCGAGCCGGCCGCAGCAGGTGCGCGACGCGGTGGCGGCGACGGCGACGGCGCAACTCGGCTTCGATGCGCAGACCCTGGCGGCGATCGAGGTGGCGCTGGCGGGCCGCTGAGGCCCGTTCGCGCGGCTACAGGCTCTGCCCGAGTCCGGCCTCTTCGTAGGTTCGTCCGTCGCGGATGTGATAGATCCGCTTGAAGGTCGGGATGATCTTCTCGTCGTGGGTGACGACGATGATGGCGGTGTGATGCTGCACGGCCATCTGGTTGAGGATGCGCACCACGGCCAGTGCGCGCTCGCTGTCGAGCGGCGCGGTCGGCTCGTCGGCCAGGATCACGGGGGGCTTGTTGGCCAGCGCGCGGGCGATCGAGACCCGCTGCTGTTCGCCGCCCGACAGCTGCGACGGCCAGGCCCGGGCGCGATGCCCGACATCGAGCGCCTCGAGCAGCTCGACCGCACGTTCGCGCGCCGCGCCGTTGCGCACGCCGGCCAGCATCGGCAGCAGCGCGACGTTGTCGGTGACATCGAGAAACGGGATCAGGTACGGCGCCTGGAACACGAAGCCGATGCGGTCGCGCCGCAGCGCGCGCAGGTCGGGCGTCTGCCAGCCGTCGGCGTAGATGGCCTCGCCGCCCAGGATCATGCGGCCCGCCGTGGGTTCGATCACCGCCCCCAGGCACTTGAGCAAGGTGCTCTTGCCCGAGCCGGACGGGCCGATCAGCCCGACCACCTCGCCGGGCGCGACCGTCATGTTGACGTCCTTGAGCGCATCGACCGCGGTGTCGCCCTCGCCGTAGCGCTTGCGCAGGCCTTCGATGCGGATGCCGAGTTCGGGTCGCATCTTCAGCCTCCGATCGCCGCGGCCGGGTCGACCCTGAGCGCGACACGGATCGCCAGCGTGCTGGCCAGCGCGCAGATCAGCATCACCACGATGAAGCCGCGCACGGCGTCGCCGGACTCCAGCAGCACGTACTTCGGGAACACCGGCGCCCAGAACGTGGCCGCCACCTTGCCGACGATGAAGCCGATCAGGCCGAGCCCGAGCGCCTGCTGCAGGATCATCCCGGCGATGGTGCGGTTGCGGGTACCGATCAGCTTGAGCACCGCGATCTCGCGGATCTTGCCCAGCGTCATGGTGTAGATGATGAAGGCGACGATGGCCGCGCTGACGACCGCCAGGATCACCAGGAACATGCCGATCTGCCGGGCCGAGGTGGCGATCAGCTTGGCCACCAGGATCTCCTCCATCTGCGCGCGGGTGTAGGCGCCGAGGTGCTTCCAGCGGCGGATCGGCTCGGCCACCGCTTCGGCGTCGAAGCCGGGGCGGATCTGCACCAGCACGGCGTTGACGCTGCGGCTGCTGGCCTGCGAAGCCTGGATGGCTTCGAGCAGCCCAGGCACGCCCGGTCGATTCAGGCCGGGGTTGGCGGCGGTGCGGGCGCGATCGTTGAGGATGGCCTCGTTGTCCTTGAGGAACTGCGCCTCCTGGGCGTCCTTGAGCGCGATGAAGACCATCGGGTCGCCACCCGACGACACCATGCGCTGCGTCAGCCCCACCACCGTGTAGTCGTGGCGCCGGATGCGGATGCGCTCGCCGATCGCGAAGCCGGTGCGCACGTCGGCCACCGCCTCGTAGTGGCTGCGCGTGATGTGGCGGCCCGCCAGCAGATGACCGGGTTCGCCGGGCTGGCCGGGCTCGAAGCCGACCACCATCGCGCGCACGTCCTCGCCCACCGCCGCCACGCCGGGTGCCGCTGCGCTGCGGGCGACCTGCATCGTCAGGTAGGTGACGTTGGCGGCCCGCGCCACGCCGGGCAGGCCGAGCACGCCGCGCACGGCGTCGTCGCGCAGGCTCGACGCTTCGGCGTACGGCCCCTGGGTGTGCTGCTGCACCACCCACAGGTCGGCGCCGCTGTTGTCGAGCAGCCGCCGGGCGTCGTCGACCATGCCACGGTAGACCCCGGCCATGGTCAGCGTGACGCCGATCAGCAGGCCCAGGCCGAGGCCTGTGAGCACGAACTTGCCCCACGAATGCAGGATGTCGCGGCCGGCCAGGCTGATCATCGCAGCAGCCCCGTCAGGGCATCGACCACCTGGATGCGGCTGCGGGCGGTGAGCGCCTTCTCGCTGTGGACCACCACCGCGTCGCCGGCGTCGAGACCGTCGAGCACCTGCACCTGGCCGTCGAGGCTGCTCCGGCCGACCCGCACCGGGGCAAAGTGCAGGCCGCCGCTGCCGTCGACCCGCCAGACACCGACCTGCTCGCCCTGGCGCTGGAGGCCGGCATTGGGCAGCAGCAGCGCCGGCGCGGTGGCGGGCAGCGTGAGCGTCACCTCGGCCAGCTCACCCACCGACACACCGGCCGGCAGGTGATCGAAGGCCACCAGGGCGACGCGCTCCTCGGTCACGCTGTCGCTCACCGCCTCGACTCGCACGACCTGGCCGGCCAGCGGCTGCGAGGGCTGCGAACGCAGCACGACCGCGGCCGGAAGCCCCGCGGCCAGGCCGGCCGAGCGGCCCTGATCGAATCGCACCTTGACCCACAGCGACGTCGGCTCGATCAGCCGGATCACCGCCTGGCCCGCCACCACAGTGGAGCCGGCCTCGGCATCGCGGCCGATGACCACGCCGGCCACCGGCGCCAGCAGGCGCAGGTTGGTGCGTTGCTGGTGCAAGGCGGCCTGCTCGGCGGCCAGGCGCCGGAGGTCCTGCCGCGCCGCATCGAGGTTGGCCTGGGCGGCGCTCACACCGGCCTCGGCGGAGGTCTGCTCCTGGCGCCGGGCCTCGACCGCGCCGACGCTGATGAAGTTCTGCTCGCCCAGTTCGATGTAGCGGCGGGCGTTGACGATGGCCAGTTCGCGCCGCGCCGTGGCGTCCTGGTGCTGGGCCTGCGCCGCAGCCACCGCGCTGCCGGCCCGCGCGCGCGAGGCCTCGAGCGCGGCCACGCGCTGGTCGAGATCGACCGGGTCCATCTCGGCCAGCAACTGGCCGGGCCGCACCGTGTCACCCACGTCGACGGCCACCACGCGCACCCGCCCGGCGGCGGTCGGCCCGATCAGGTAGCTGCGGCGTGCCTCGACCGTGCCGATGCCGAACAGCGCCGGCGCGAAGCGGCCTTCGCTCACCTTCACGACCGTCACGCGGGTCGGCGCCAGCGGGCCCGCGCGCATCACCACGAAAGCCAGCGCGCCGATCAGCACGGCGCCCAGCAAGGCCAGCGCGAGCCGGCGCGAAACGAGTGAAAAGGGTTTCATGAGACCTCGCAGATGCCGTGCAGATAGAGGGCGAACACGCGATCGGCCTGGGCTTTCATCGTGGCGGGTTTGCCGCTCAGCATCGACTGCATCACCAGGCCCTGCACGATGCCGACGAACAGCGTGGCGGCCGCTTCCTGGTCGAGCACCGCGCTGGCCTGGCCCTGGCGCACGGCGGCGTCGAGCAGGCGCAGCAGCAGCTTGCGATAGGCCTGCAGCAGCGCCCGCACCTCCTGCTTGACGGCGGAGTCGGCCGGCTGCTCGAGCTCATGGAAGATCAGCCGCGGCACGCCGGGATGGGCGACCACGAAATCGACATGGGCCCTGAACACCGCCGCCAAGGCCGCCAGCGGCGTGGCCGCCGCCTGCGCCGCCGCGTCGAGCGACTGCAGCAGCTGCGTCCGGACCCGGCCCATCGCCGCCAGCCAGATCGCCTCCTTGCTGGAGAAGTGCTTGAACACCGCCCCCTGGCTGACGCCCACCGCCGCGGCGATCTCGCCGGTCGTGATCCGGGCCGGGCTGAACGCCTCGGCCAGGCGCAAGGCCGCGGCGACGATCTCGGTCTGGCGCTCCTCGGTGGACAGTCGGGTCGGCATCGCAGGCAGTTCGGTCACTGGCAAGTAATTGAATACTTACCATCATAGACCCTTGGCAGACCGATGACCAGCGGCGTGATTCGTGCACATCCGGTGCCGCTGCGCGTCTAACATGCGGTCGATTCCTGCTGCCCTCCACCCTGCCCCTTCCCGCCAAGGATCCTGCCCATGAAAACCCGCGCCGCCGTCGCCTGGAAAGCCGGCCAACCCCTGACCATCGAAACCGTCGACCTCGAGGGCCCGAAGTTCGGCGAAGTGCTGGTCGAGATCAAGGCCACCGGCATCTGCCACACCGACTACTACACGCTGTCGGGCGCCGACCCGGAAGGCATCTTCCCGGCCATCCTCGGCCATGAGGGCGCGGGCGTCGTGGTCGACGTGGGGCCGGGCGTGACGACGCTCAAGAAGGGCGACCACGTCATCCCGCTCTACACGCCCGAGTGCCGGCAGTGCAAGTTCTGCCTCTCGCGCAAGACCAACCTGTGCCAGCTGATCCGCGGCACGCAGGGCAAGGGCCTGATGCCCGACGCGACCAGCCGCTTCAGCCTCGACGGCCAGCCCATCTTCCACTACATGGGCACCAGCACCTTCGCCAACCACACGGTGGTGCCGGAGATCGCGCTGGCCAGGATCCGCCCCGATGCACCGTTCGACAAGGTCTGCTACATCGGCTGCGGCGTCACCACCGGCATCGGCGCGGTGATCTTCACGGCCAAGGTCGAGGCGGGTGCCAACGTGGTCGTGTTCGGCCTGGGCGGCATCGGCCTGAACGTGATCCAGGGCGCCCGGATGGTGGGTGCCGACAAGATCATCGGCGTGGACCTGAACCCGGCGCGCGAGGCGATGGCGCGCCAGTTCGGCATGACGCACTTCATCAACCCGAAGGACGTGGCCGCAGCCGGCGGCAGCCTGGTCGACGCGATCGTGCAGCTGACCGACGGCGGCGCCGACTACAGCTTCGAGTGCATCGGCAACACGAAGGTCATGCGCGACGCGCTCGAGTGCACGCACAAGGGCTGGGGCCGCAGCATCATCATCGGCGTGGCCGAGGCGGGCGCCGAGATCAGCACCCGGCCGTTCCAGCTGGTGACGGGCCGCAAGTGGGAAGGCTCGGCCTTCGGCGGCGCACGCGGGCGCACCGACGTGCCGAAGATCGTCGACTGGTACATGGACGGCAAGATCAACATCGACGACCTGATCACCCACAAGCTCAAGCTCGAGGACATCAACCGCGGCTTCGAGCTGATGAAGAGCGGCGAGTCGATCCGCGCGGTGGTGGAATTCTGAAATGAGGCCCCCACGCTCACTTCGTTCGCTGCCCCCCATGGGGGCGCTCAGTACCTTCGGAACGGCCGGGCGGTACTGAGATGCCTTTCGACCGCCTCGAACTTCGCAGCGAACACGGCTGCTTCGGCGGCGTGCAGCGTTTCTACCGCCACGCCTCGCACACGATCGGGCTGCCGATGCAGTTCGCGCTCTTCCTGCCGCCGCAGGCGCTGGCCGGCGAGCGCGTGCCGGTGCTCACCTATCTCGCCGGGCTGACCTGCACCGAAGAGACCTTCACGATGAAGGCCGGCGCGCAGCGCCTGGCGGCCGAACTCGGCCTGGCGCTGCTGATGCCCGACACCAGCCCGCGCGGCGCGGGCGTGATCGGCGAAGACCAGCATTGGGACTTCGGCGTCGGCGCGGGCTTTTATGTGGACGCCACCCACGCGCCGTGGTCCGGCCACTGGCGCATGGAGAGCTACCTGCTCGACGAGCTGCTGCCGGGCGTGGCCGACACGTTCGCGCTCGACGGTGCGCGAGCGGGCCTGTTCGGCCACTCGATGGGCGGGCACGGCGCGCTGACGCTGGCGCTGCGTCACCCCGGGCGCTTTGCCAGCGTGTCGGCCTTTGCGCCGATCTGCGCGCCCAGCCACTGCCCGTGGGGGCACAAGGCTTTCACCGGCTATTTCGGGCAGGACGAGTCGCTCTGGGCCGCGCACGACGCCAGCGCCTTGATGGCCACGCAGACGGCAGCGCCCTACCCCGGCGGCATCCTGATCGACCAGGGCCTGGCGGACAAGTTCCTGGCCGAGCAGCTGCACCCGGAGAGGTTCGAAGCGGCTTGCGAGGCAGCCGGCCAGCCGCTGACGCTGCGCCGCCACGCCGGCTACGACCACGGCTACTACTTCATCGCCAGCTTCGTCGACGACCACCTGAGACACCACGCCCGCACGCTCGGCGCCGCCTGAACCACGCCGAGACCGCGCCGGCATCGGGCTTGCATCGCCTGCCGTCATGCACGATCACGAACCCGACTTCTGGCGCAACCTGCGCCTCGAACTGGCCTCCGGCGCGCAGTGGCGCGACCGTGCGGTGGTGCTGGCCTACGCGGCCGCCACCGGCCTGGTGGTGGTGGGTTTCACGCTGCTGGCCGAGGCCGCGAGCGAGGCCTTCGAGCACCTGCGCCAGCTCGGCAGCGATAACGGCAACGGCTACGGCCGCTGGCTGACGCTGATCTGGACCCCGGCGCTGACCGTCGCGCTGCTGTGGTGGACACGCCGCTTCGTGCCCGGCGCGCTGGGCTCGGGCATCCCGCAGGTGGTGCTGGCACTCGATGACCAGACGCCGCCCGAGCGGCGTGCCGCGCTGGTGTCGTTGCGGCTGTCGCTGCACAAGATCGCGCTGGTCGCGGGCGGCCTGCTGGCGGGCCTGTCGATCGGCCGCGAAGGCCCGACCGTGCAGGTCGGCGCCGGCGTGATGCAGCACGCCCGGCGCTGGCTTTCGCCCGGCGCCGGCATCGACGCCCACGACCTGATGGTGGCCGGCGCCGCGGCCGGCATCGCCGCGGCGTTCAACACGCCGCTGGGCGGGGTGATGTTCGCGCTGGAACAGCTGTCACGCCGGCGCAGCCTGTCGCAGAGCTCGCTGGTGATCCTGAGCATCGTGCTGTCGGGGCTGGTGGCGGTGTCGGTGTTCGGCAACCTGAGCTATTTCGGCGTGCTGCGGGTGCAGCAGCTGTCATGGTCGCTGTTCGGGCCGGGCCTGCTGGTGGCGCTGGTGGCGGGGCTGGCGGGCGGGCTGTTCTCGCGCCTGATCGTGGCCTCGGCACGCGGCCTGCCCGACCGCTGCAGCCGCTGGCGGGCGCAGCACCCGCTGCGTTTCGGCGCCGGCTGCGCGCTGGCGGTGGCCGTGATCGGCCTCGTTACCGGCGGCGCCACGGCCGGCGCCGGTTATGCGCCCACCCGCGCGCTGCTCGAGGCGCAGGCCGAGCTGCCGGCGGTCTACACGCTGCTGAAGTTCTGCGCCACCTGGCTGTCGGCCTGGAGCGGCGTGCCCGCGGGCACGTTCGCGCCGTCGCTGGCGATCGGCGCGGGCATCGGCCACGACATCGCCCAGCTCACCGGCGTGGGCGCGCAGGCGGCGATCCCGCTGATCGCTCTCGGCATGGTGGGTTTCCTGGCGGCCACCACGCAGGGGCCGATCACGGCCTTCATCATCGTGATGGAGATGGTGTCCGGCCACGCCATGGTGCTCAGCCTGATGGCCACCGCGCTGCTGTCGAGCGGTGTGGCGCGGCTGCTGACGCGGCCGATGTACCTCGAACTGGCCCAGCTGCTGGCGCGGCCGAGGCCTTAGGTCGTCCGTCGCCAGGCCGGCCGTCGAAGTGTCAGTTGGCGAGCAGCTCGTCGAGCACTTCGATCCAGTGCTTGACCGGCGTGGTGGTGCCGGTCTGCAGGTGCTGGATGCAGCCGATGTTGGCGCTGATGATGGCGTGCGGCGCGCGGGCGTCGAGCGTGGCGAGCTTGCGGTCGCGCAGCTGGTAGGCCAGCTCGGGCTGCAGCACCGAGTAGGTGCCGGCCGAGCCGCAGCACAGGTGGCTGTCCTGCGTGGCCAGGTGCACGTCGTAACCGAGCTCGGCGAAGGCCGTCTCGACGCCGCCGCGCAGCTGCTGGCCGTGCTGCAGCGTGCACGGCGGGTGGAAGGCCAGCTTGGCGCGCGGCGCCGCGCCCGCCGGCCGCACGCCCAGGCGCGACTTGAGCAGCGGCACCAGATCGGGCAGCAGCTCGGACAGGTCCTTCGCCACCGCGCCGATGCGCTCGGCCTTCTCGGCATAGGCCGGGTCGTTGCGCAGCGCGTGGCCGTATTCCTTGACGGTGACGCCGCAGCCCGAGGCATTGAAGACGATCGCCTCGACCTTCTTGTTGTCGCCGATGCCTTCGACCAGCGGCCACCAGGCGTCGATGTTGCGGCGCATGTCGGCCAGCGCGCCGTCGTGGTCGTTGAGGTGCGCGCGCACCGCGCCGCAGCAGCCGGCCTCGTCGGACACCAGGGTCTGGATGCCGCAGGCGTCGAGCACGCGCGCGGTGGCGGTGTTGATGTTGGGCGCCAGCGTCGGCTGCACGCAGCCCATCAGCATCAGCACCCGGCGCGGGTGGCTGCGGGTCGGCCAGCGCTGCGCATGGGCGAGCTGGCCGGGGCTGGGCTTGGGCGGCACCTTGTTCTTGAGCGAGGCCGGCAGCAGCGGGCGCACCATCTGACCGAGCTTGAGCGCGGGCGCGAACAGCGCCGAGGTCATGCCCTCGCGCAGCAGCCAGCGCACCTGGCGCTCGGCCGCCGGGCGCGCCACCTTGGCGTCGACCACCTTGCGGCCGATCTCGACCAGCTGGCCGTACTGCACGCCCGACGGGCAGGTGCTCTCGCAGTTGCGGCAGGTCAGGCAGCGGTCGAGGTGGAGCTGGGTCTTGCGGGTCGGCTCGGCGCCTTCGAGCACCTGCTTGATCAGGTAGATGCGCCCGCGCGGGCCGTCGAGCTCGTCGCCGAGCAGCTGGTAGGTCGGGCAGGTGGCGGTGCAGAAGCCGCAGTGCACGCACTTGCGCAGGATCGCCTGTGCGTCCTCGCCGTCGGTGGTGCCGGCGTATTCGGGGGCCAGGTGGGTTTGCATGGAGGGGTCAGCCGGCAGCTGCGGTCAAGGATGCGAGCGACGCAGGTCGCTCACAGATGGGGGTAAAGCCGGCCCGGATTGAAGAGGCCATGCGGGTCGAAGCTCTTTTTCAGGTCGCGGTGGATGCGGTCGAGCGGCGCCTTGAGCGGCTCGAACACGCTGGCCGCTGTGGCGCCGGCCAGCACCGCGGCCTTGTCCTTGGCGCGGTAGAGCGTGGCATGGCCGCCATGCTGGGCCGCCACCTGGCGCACGCGGGCGACGCCGTCGCGGCTGACCCACCAGCGCTGCGCGCCGCCCCACTCGATCAGCTGCTCGCCCTGCAGCGCCAGCGGCGGCGAACCGGCCGGCACGCTGACGCGCCAGAGCGCGGCACCGTCGGCCAGCGCGCGGCGGGCGTCGTTGAAGAACTCGTCGGTCTGGTCGCGCAGGCCGGCCCAGAAGCCCTGCGCCAGGCGCGCGTCGATGACCTCGCCGCCGAGCGTGTGGCTGGCCGATTCGACCGCCGCCACCGCGCCCGACAGCCGCACGATCAGCGCGCCCTGCCACCAGGCGCTGGCGTTGAGCGGCAGCGGCTGGCCGCCCCAGGTCTGCAGCAGGTCGAGGGCGCGGGCCTGCTCGCAGTCGAAGCGCAGCGTGGTGGTGGCCGGCGGCACCGGCAGCACCTTGAGCGAGACCTCGCAGATCACGCCCAGCACGCCCAGCGAGCCGGCCAGCAGGCGCGACACGTCGTAGCCGGCGACGTTCTTCATCACCTGGCCGCCGAAGCTCAGCACCTCGCCCTCGCCGTTGAGCAAGGTGGCGCCGAGCACGTAGTCGCGCACGCCGCCGGCACTGGCCCGCGCCGGGCCGGCCAGGCCCGAAGCCACCACGCCGCCGATCGTGCCGCCGCGCTGGCCGGGCCGCTCGGGATCTGGAAAACGCGGCGGCTCGAACGGCAGGCACTGGCCGCGCTCGGCGAGTGCGGCCTCGACCTCGGCCAGCGGCGTGCCCGCGCGCGCGGTCAGCACCAGCTCGCTGGGCTCGTAGCTGCTGATGCCGGTCAGGTCACGCGTGTCGAGCACGCTGCCGGTGATGGCCTCGCCGTAAAACGCCTTGGTGCCAGCGCCGCGGATCGCCAGCGGGCTGCTCGTGTCCCTGGCGGCGCGCACGCGCTCGACCAGGCTGTTCAACGCCTTGCTCATCGGTGTATGGAATGTGATTGGCTGCTCAGAACCGCGGCAGCTCGGCAAAGGGCAGCAGCCCCTTGCTGACGTGCATCTTGCCGTACTCGGCGCAGCGGTGGAGCGTGGGGATGACCTTGCCCGGATTGAGCAGGCCACGCGAGTCGAATGCGTACTTGAGCGCGATCATCTGGGCCCGCTCCTCGGGCGAGAACTGCACGCACATGGAGCTGAGTTTCTCGACGCCGACGCCGTGTTCGCCCGTGACGGTGCCGCCCATGCGCACGCTGGTCTCGAGGATGTCGGCGCCGAACAGCTCGCAGCGGTGCATCTGGTCGGGATCGTTGGCATCGAACAGGATCAGCGGGTGCAGGTTGCCGTCGCCGGCATGGAAGACGTTGCAGCAGCGCAGCTCGTACTTGATCTCCATCTCGGCGATCGCCAGCAGGATGTCGGCCAGGCGCTTGCGCGGGATGGTGCTGTCCATGCACATGTAGTCGGGGCTGAT
This portion of the Leptothrix cholodnii SP-6 genome encodes:
- a CDS encoding chloride channel protein; amino-acid sequence: MHDHEPDFWRNLRLELASGAQWRDRAVVLAYAAATGLVVVGFTLLAEAASEAFEHLRQLGSDNGNGYGRWLTLIWTPALTVALLWWTRRFVPGALGSGIPQVVLALDDQTPPERRAALVSLRLSLHKIALVAGGLLAGLSIGREGPTVQVGAGVMQHARRWLSPGAGIDAHDLMVAGAAAGIAAAFNTPLGGVMFALEQLSRRRSLSQSSLVILSIVLSGLVAVSVFGNLSYFGVLRVQQLSWSLFGPGLLVALVAGLAGGLFSRLIVASARGLPDRCSRWRAQHPLRFGAGCALAVAVIGLVTGGATAGAGYAPTRALLEAQAELPAVYTLLKFCATWLSAWSGVPAGTFAPSLAIGAGIGHDIAQLTGVGAQAAIPLIALGMVGFLAATTQGPITAFIIVMEMVSGHAMVLSLMATALLSSGVARLLTRPMYLELAQLLARPRP
- a CDS encoding ABC transporter ATP-binding protein, coding for MRPELGIRIEGLRKRYGEGDTAVDALKDVNMTVAPGEVVGLIGPSGSGKSTLLKCLGAVIEPTAGRMILGGEAIYADGWQTPDLRALRRDRIGFVFQAPYLIPFLDVTDNVALLPMLAGVRNGAARERAVELLEALDVGHRARAWPSQLSGGEQQRVSIARALANKPPVILADEPTAPLDSERALAVVRILNQMAVQHHTAIIVVTHDEKIIPTFKRIYHIRDGRTYEEAGLGQSL
- the glcF gene encoding glycolate oxidase subunit GlcF — its product is MQTHLAPEYAGTTDGEDAQAILRKCVHCGFCTATCPTYQLLGDELDGPRGRIYLIKQVLEGAEPTRKTQLHLDRCLTCRNCESTCPSGVQYGQLVEIGRKVVDAKVARPAAERQVRWLLREGMTSALFAPALKLGQMVRPLLPASLKNKVPPKPSPGQLAHAQRWPTRSHPRRVLMLMGCVQPTLAPNINTATARVLDACGIQTLVSDEAGCCGAVRAHLNDHDGALADMRRNIDAWWPLVEGIGDNKKVEAIVFNASGCGVTVKEYGHALRNDPAYAEKAERIGAVAKDLSELLPDLVPLLKSRLGVRPAGAAPRAKLAFHPPCTLQHGQQLRGGVETAFAELGYDVHLATQDSHLCCGSAGTYSVLQPELAYQLRDRKLATLDARAPHAIISANIGCIQHLQTGTTTPVKHWIEVLDELLAN
- a CDS encoding TetR/AcrR family transcriptional regulator, which codes for MPTRLSTEERQTEIVAAALRLAEAFSPARITTGEIAAAVGVSQGAVFKHFSSKEAIWLAAMGRVRTQLLQSLDAAAQAAATPLAALAAVFRAHVDFVVAHPGVPRLIFHELEQPADSAVKQEVRALLQAYRKLLLRLLDAAVRQGQASAVLDQEAAATLFVGIVQGLVMQSMLSGKPATMKAQADRVFALYLHGICEVS
- a CDS encoding efflux RND transporter periplasmic adaptor subunit codes for the protein MKPFSLVSRRLALALLGAVLIGALAFVVMRAGPLAPTRVTVVKVSEGRFAPALFGIGTVEARRSYLIGPTAAGRVRVVAVDVGDTVRPGQLLAEMDPVDLDQRVAALEASRARAGSAVAAAQAQHQDATARRELAIVNARRYIELGEQNFISVGAVEARRQEQTSAEAGVSAAQANLDAARQDLRRLAAEQAALHQQRTNLRLLAPVAGVVIGRDAEAGSTVVAGQAVIRLIEPTSLWVKVRFDQGRSAGLAAGLPAAVVLRSQPSQPLAGQVVRVEAVSDSVTEERVALVAFDHLPAGVSVGELAEVTLTLPATAPALLLPNAGLQRQGEQVGVWRVDGSGGLHFAPVRVGRSSLDGQVQVLDGLDAGDAVVVHSEKALTARSRIQVVDALTGLLR
- a CDS encoding S-(hydroxymethyl)glutathione dehydrogenase/class III alcohol dehydrogenase, with translation MKTRAAVAWKAGQPLTIETVDLEGPKFGEVLVEIKATGICHTDYYTLSGADPEGIFPAILGHEGAGVVVDVGPGVTTLKKGDHVIPLYTPECRQCKFCLSRKTNLCQLIRGTQGKGLMPDATSRFSLDGQPIFHYMGTSTFANHTVVPEIALARIRPDAPFDKVCYIGCGVTTGIGAVIFTAKVEAGANVVVFGLGGIGLNVIQGARMVGADKIIGVDLNPAREAMARQFGMTHFINPKDVAAAGGSLVDAIVQLTDGGADYSFECIGNTKVMRDALECTHKGWGRSIIIGVAEAGAEISTRPFQLVTGRKWEGSAFGGARGRTDVPKIVDWYMDGKINIDDLITHKLKLEDINRGFELMKSGESIRAVVEF
- a CDS encoding ABC transporter permease, yielding MISLAGRDILHSWGKFVLTGLGLGLLIGVTLTMAGVYRGMVDDARRLLDNSGADLWVVQQHTQGPYAEASSLRDDAVRGVLGLPGVARAANVTYLTMQVARSAAAPGVAAVGEDVRAMVVGFEPGQPGEPGHLLAGRHITRSHYEAVADVRTGFAIGERIRIRRHDYTVVGLTQRMVSSGGDPMVFIALKDAQEAQFLKDNEAILNDRARTAANPGLNRPGVPGLLEAIQASQASSRSVNAVLVQIRPGFDAEAVAEPIRRWKHLGAYTRAQMEEILVAKLIATSARQIGMFLVILAVVSAAIVAFIIYTMTLGKIREIAVLKLIGTRNRTIAGMILQQALGLGLIGFIVGKVAATFWAPVFPKYVLLESGDAVRGFIVVMLICALASTLAIRVALRVDPAAAIGG
- the fghA gene encoding S-formylglutathione hydrolase, producing the protein MPFDRLELRSEHGCFGGVQRFYRHASHTIGLPMQFALFLPPQALAGERVPVLTYLAGLTCTEETFTMKAGAQRLAAELGLALLMPDTSPRGAGVIGEDQHWDFGVGAGFYVDATHAPWSGHWRMESYLLDELLPGVADTFALDGARAGLFGHSMGGHGALTLALRHPGRFASVSAFAPICAPSHCPWGHKAFTGYFGQDESLWAAHDASALMATQTAAPYPGGILIDQGLADKFLAEQLHPERFEAACEAAGQPLTLRRHAGYDHGYYFIASFVDDHLRHHARTLGAA
- the glcE gene encoding glycolate oxidase subunit GlcE, yielding MSKALNSLVERVRAARDTSSPLAIRGAGTKAFYGEAITGSVLDTRDLTGISSYEPSELVLTARAGTPLAEVEAALAERGQCLPFEPPRFPDPERPGQRGGTIGGVVASGLAGPARASAGGVRDYVLGATLLNGEGEVLSFGGQVMKNVAGYDVSRLLAGSLGVLGVICEVSLKVLPVPPATTTLRFDCEQARALDLLQTWGGQPLPLNASAWWQGALIVRLSGAVAAVESASHTLGGEVIDARLAQGFWAGLRDQTDEFFNDARRALADGAALWRVSVPAGSPPLALQGEQLIEWGGAQRWWVSRDGVARVRQVAAQHGGHATLYRAKDKAAVLAGATAASVFEPLKAPLDRIHRDLKKSFDPHGLFNPGRLYPHL